From Aricia agestis chromosome 11, ilAriAges1.1, whole genome shotgun sequence, a single genomic window includes:
- the LOC121731660 gene encoding cerebellar degeneration-related protein 2-like isoform X3, with amino-acid sequence MASFEDLAFDWSSLCQECPECWTPSDLQLAAELGKTLLERNKELETALRQHQNVIEDQSQEIEYLTKQTVALREVNDSRLRIYEQLEVSIQDLERANHRLAVDHAADKKHIKTLCSTIETLEAKCEDFQKTVDDLNAQLEIVRRRAERKPENEKPKEKELKPATNDETVAKTNSTTPQKSSAPLPELTKEDEDLLRLSDELRENKVAFAQEQRRVTELEEQLASVIQENNRLQEQLRNWHLREDEPKSMHEEFSILEEVRQGQLCIRCLRGIERDDMSSMLDGDDDDRSAISSLILTPSGRQSPRDDQVSSKLVKFDNAKEKLLQGIWANKEDGHDNPYRELVQKYEALLEVQLSQVKTMRKNKTITLPGAQTHAGPLSLQDELQVSADYARFGVKDTDDESGHGEEPKDDRQKKTEPASRKKIIQTPDFSEAETSSSGFSDETSNKATQTERERPGSFLCTIADGEDYRFSIYDDVSPMDSRFRNRPEYRELFKEIFTILKKAAENKDEGERLPLLDDTTAGKVPPVTPATDEPPGTFTDDTQSVLSSVMSEQSIPVSDVTVPEARPQEEKEAEKAETTKPPEKPKKKATVEENGRDELTGAPISDKPQEEKEQEKSKEAEKEAEKERVLTPLVRQPLEYIAATRKKSRHRNRKHSQDRQGADSPVFPSPPKITYQKSSNKKRRDYRPIEVSPLVRTADSEWNGTTLQFYNRSINSPTPSASGRTGKIYQGWNAETDSWDIKQSTASQEIHKLRKLELSYAEVLRNADKTKNRRKKHQ; translated from the exons ACCTACAGCTGGCCGCGGAGCTGGGCAAGACTCTGCTGGAGAGGAACAAGGAGCTGGAGACAGCGCTGCGACAGCACCAAAATGTCATTGAGGATCAGTCACAGGAAATTGAG TACTTAACGAAGCAGACGGTCGCGCTGCGCGAAGTGAACGACTCCCGGCTGAGGATATACGAGCAGCTGGAGGTCAGCATACAGGACCTGGAGCGGGCCAACCACCGCCTGGCCGTCGACCATGCCGCCGACAAGAAACATATTAAAAC ATTATGCAGTACGATCGAAACACTTGAAGCTAAGTGCGAAGATTTCCAGAAAACAGTCGACGACTTAAACGCCCAACTAGAAATCGTAAGGCGAAGAGCCGAAAGGAAACCCGAAAATGAGAAACCGAaagaaaaggaactaaaacCCGCGACCAACGATGAGACCGTAGCTAAAACGAATAGTACCACCCCACAGAAGTCGTCAGCTCCTCTCCCAGAACTAACGAAAGAAGACGAGGATCTACTTAGGTTAAGTGATGAACTTAGAGAGAACAAAGTAGCCTTTGCGCAGGAACAGAGAAGAGTAACGGAACTAGAAGAACAGCTTGCCTCGGTGATACAGGAGAACAACAGATTACAAGAACAGTTGAGGAATTGGCACCTGAGAGAAGATGAGCCCAAATCGATGCACGAGGAATTCTCAATCCTTGAGGAAGTCAG ACAAGGACAACTGTGCATCAGGTGCCTAAGAGGAATAGAGAGGGACGATATGTCGTCTATGCTCGACGGAGACGACGACGACCGAAGTGCAATCAGCTCCCTCATCCTCACACCTTCAGGCCGACAGAGCCCAAGGGACGACCAAGTCAGCAGCAAACTCGTCAAATTCGAC AACGCCAAAGAGAAACTACTTCAAGGCATATGGGCGAACAAGGAGGACGGCCACGACAACCCGTACCGGGAGCTGGTCCAGAAGTACGAGGCCCTGCTGGAGGTGCAGCTGTCCCAGGTGAAGACCATGCGCAAGAACAAGACGATAACACTGCCCGGCGCACAGACACACGCCGGCCCGCTGTCCCTGCAGGACGAGCTCCAGGTCTCCGCCGACTACGCCCGCTTCGGCGTCAAGGACACCGACGATGAGAGCGGCCACGGCGAGGAGCCCAAGGACGACCGGCAGAAGAAGACCGAGCCCGCCTCCAGGAAGAAGATTATCCAGACCCCCGACTTCTCCGAGGCCGAGACATCCAGCTCCGGCTTCTCGGACGAGACCAGCAACAAGGCCACGCAGACCGAGCGCGAGCGGCCCGGCTCCTTCCTCTGCACCATCGCGGACGGCGAGGACTACCGCTTCAGCATCTACGACGACGTCAGCCCGATGGACAGCCGGTTCCGGAATCGGCCCGAGTACCGGGAGCTGTTCAAGGAGATATTCACCATCCTCAAGAAGGCGGCCGAGAACAAGGACGAGGGCGAGCGCCTGCCCCTGCTCGACGACACGACGGCGGGCAAGGTGCCACCCGTCACGCCCGCCACCGACGAGCCCCCCGGCACCTTCACCGACGACACCCAGAGCGTCCTGTCCTCCGTCATGTCTGAGCAGTCGATTCCAGTGTCCGACGTCACCGTTCCGGAGGCTCGCCCGCAGGAGGAGAAGGAGGCCGAGAAGGCCGAAACGACGAAGCCGCCCGAGAAACCGAAGAAGAAGGCGACGGTCGAGGAGAACGGGCGGGACGAGCTAACGGGGGCGCCCATCAGCGATAAACCCCAGGAAGAGAAGGAGCAAGAGAAATCGAAGGAAGCCGAGAAGGAGGCCGAGAAGGAGCGAGTTCTGACGCCGCTGGTGCGTCAGCCCCTCGAGTACATAGCGGCCACTAGAAAGAAGTCCAGACATCGGAACAGGAAGCACAGCCAGGACCGGCAGGGGGCCGACTCGCCCGTGTTCCCGTCGCCACCCAAGATCACGTACCAGAAGTCGTCGAACAAGAAGCGGCGCGACTACCGGCCGATCGAAGTGAGCCCGCTGGTACGGACGGCGGACTCTGAGTGGAACGGCACCACGCTGCAGTTCTACAACCGCAGCATCAACTCACCCACGCCCAGCGCCAGCGGCCGCACCGGCAAGATCTACCAGGGCTGGAACGCCGAGACCGACTCGTGGGACATCAAGCAGAGCACCGCGTCCCAGGAGATCCACAAGCTGAGGAAACTCGAGCTGTCCTACGCCGAGGTACTGCGGAACGCCGACAAGACCAAGAACCGCCGCAAGAAGCACCAGTAA
- the LOC121731660 gene encoding uncharacterized protein LOC121731660 isoform X1, with the protein MGEEHDQSDSINSWELNGLNSLDLWDYTVELECLQGTEDLQLAAELGKTLLERNKELETALRQHQNVIEDQSQEIEYLTKQTVALREVNDSRLRIYEQLEVSIQDLERANHRLAVDHAADKKHIKTLCSTIETLEAKCEDFQKTVDDLNAQLEIVRRRAERKPENEKPKEKELKPATNDETVAKTNSTTPQKSSAPLPELTKEDEDLLRLSDELRENKVAFAQEQRRVTELEEQLASVIQENNRLQEQLRNWHLREDEPKSMHEEFSILEEVRQGQLCIRCLRGIERDDMSSMLDGDDDDRSAISSLILTPSGRQSPRDDQVSSKLVKFDNAKEKLLQGIWANKEDGHDNPYRELVQKYEALLEVQLSQVKTMRKNKTITLPGAQTHAGPLSLQDELQVSADYARFGVKDTDDESGHGEEPKDDRQKKTEPASRKKIIQTPDFSEAETSSSGFSDETSNKATQTERERPGSFLCTIADGEDYRFSIYDDVSPMDSRFRNRPEYRELFKEIFTILKKAAENKDEGERLPLLDDTTAGKVPPVTPATDEPPGTFTDDTQSVLSSVMSEQSIPVSDVTVPEARPQEEKEAEKAETTKPPEKPKKKATVEENGRDELTGAPISDKPQEEKEQEKSKEAEKEAEKERVLTPLVRQPLEYIAATRKKSRHRNRKHSQDRQGADSPVFPSPPKITYQKSSNKKRRDYRPIEVSPLVRTADSEWNGTTLQFYNRSINSPTPSASGRTGKIYQGWNAETDSWDIKQSTASQEIHKLRKLELSYAEVLRNADKTKNRRKKHQ; encoded by the exons ATGGGGGAGGAGCACGACCAGAGTGACTCCATCAACTCCTGGGAACTCAACGGCCTGAATTCCCTCGACCTCTGGGACTATACCGTGGAGTTGGAATGCCTCCAGGGAACCGAAG ACCTACAGCTGGCCGCGGAGCTGGGCAAGACTCTGCTGGAGAGGAACAAGGAGCTGGAGACAGCGCTGCGACAGCACCAAAATGTCATTGAGGATCAGTCACAGGAAATTGAG TACTTAACGAAGCAGACGGTCGCGCTGCGCGAAGTGAACGACTCCCGGCTGAGGATATACGAGCAGCTGGAGGTCAGCATACAGGACCTGGAGCGGGCCAACCACCGCCTGGCCGTCGACCATGCCGCCGACAAGAAACATATTAAAAC ATTATGCAGTACGATCGAAACACTTGAAGCTAAGTGCGAAGATTTCCAGAAAACAGTCGACGACTTAAACGCCCAACTAGAAATCGTAAGGCGAAGAGCCGAAAGGAAACCCGAAAATGAGAAACCGAaagaaaaggaactaaaacCCGCGACCAACGATGAGACCGTAGCTAAAACGAATAGTACCACCCCACAGAAGTCGTCAGCTCCTCTCCCAGAACTAACGAAAGAAGACGAGGATCTACTTAGGTTAAGTGATGAACTTAGAGAGAACAAAGTAGCCTTTGCGCAGGAACAGAGAAGAGTAACGGAACTAGAAGAACAGCTTGCCTCGGTGATACAGGAGAACAACAGATTACAAGAACAGTTGAGGAATTGGCACCTGAGAGAAGATGAGCCCAAATCGATGCACGAGGAATTCTCAATCCTTGAGGAAGTCAG ACAAGGACAACTGTGCATCAGGTGCCTAAGAGGAATAGAGAGGGACGATATGTCGTCTATGCTCGACGGAGACGACGACGACCGAAGTGCAATCAGCTCCCTCATCCTCACACCTTCAGGCCGACAGAGCCCAAGGGACGACCAAGTCAGCAGCAAACTCGTCAAATTCGAC AACGCCAAAGAGAAACTACTTCAAGGCATATGGGCGAACAAGGAGGACGGCCACGACAACCCGTACCGGGAGCTGGTCCAGAAGTACGAGGCCCTGCTGGAGGTGCAGCTGTCCCAGGTGAAGACCATGCGCAAGAACAAGACGATAACACTGCCCGGCGCACAGACACACGCCGGCCCGCTGTCCCTGCAGGACGAGCTCCAGGTCTCCGCCGACTACGCCCGCTTCGGCGTCAAGGACACCGACGATGAGAGCGGCCACGGCGAGGAGCCCAAGGACGACCGGCAGAAGAAGACCGAGCCCGCCTCCAGGAAGAAGATTATCCAGACCCCCGACTTCTCCGAGGCCGAGACATCCAGCTCCGGCTTCTCGGACGAGACCAGCAACAAGGCCACGCAGACCGAGCGCGAGCGGCCCGGCTCCTTCCTCTGCACCATCGCGGACGGCGAGGACTACCGCTTCAGCATCTACGACGACGTCAGCCCGATGGACAGCCGGTTCCGGAATCGGCCCGAGTACCGGGAGCTGTTCAAGGAGATATTCACCATCCTCAAGAAGGCGGCCGAGAACAAGGACGAGGGCGAGCGCCTGCCCCTGCTCGACGACACGACGGCGGGCAAGGTGCCACCCGTCACGCCCGCCACCGACGAGCCCCCCGGCACCTTCACCGACGACACCCAGAGCGTCCTGTCCTCCGTCATGTCTGAGCAGTCGATTCCAGTGTCCGACGTCACCGTTCCGGAGGCTCGCCCGCAGGAGGAGAAGGAGGCCGAGAAGGCCGAAACGACGAAGCCGCCCGAGAAACCGAAGAAGAAGGCGACGGTCGAGGAGAACGGGCGGGACGAGCTAACGGGGGCGCCCATCAGCGATAAACCCCAGGAAGAGAAGGAGCAAGAGAAATCGAAGGAAGCCGAGAAGGAGGCCGAGAAGGAGCGAGTTCTGACGCCGCTGGTGCGTCAGCCCCTCGAGTACATAGCGGCCACTAGAAAGAAGTCCAGACATCGGAACAGGAAGCACAGCCAGGACCGGCAGGGGGCCGACTCGCCCGTGTTCCCGTCGCCACCCAAGATCACGTACCAGAAGTCGTCGAACAAGAAGCGGCGCGACTACCGGCCGATCGAAGTGAGCCCGCTGGTACGGACGGCGGACTCTGAGTGGAACGGCACCACGCTGCAGTTCTACAACCGCAGCATCAACTCACCCACGCCCAGCGCCAGCGGCCGCACCGGCAAGATCTACCAGGGCTGGAACGCCGAGACCGACTCGTGGGACATCAAGCAGAGCACCGCGTCCCAGGAGATCCACAAGCTGAGGAAACTCGAGCTGTCCTACGCCGAGGTACTGCGGAACGCCGACAAGACCAAGAACCGCCGCAAGAAGCACCAGTAA
- the LOC121731660 gene encoding cerebellar degeneration-related protein 2-like isoform X2 translates to MSVTKEKSGLREDFGEEEFSARRCMLDDLQLAAELGKTLLERNKELETALRQHQNVIEDQSQEIEYLTKQTVALREVNDSRLRIYEQLEVSIQDLERANHRLAVDHAADKKHIKTLCSTIETLEAKCEDFQKTVDDLNAQLEIVRRRAERKPENEKPKEKELKPATNDETVAKTNSTTPQKSSAPLPELTKEDEDLLRLSDELRENKVAFAQEQRRVTELEEQLASVIQENNRLQEQLRNWHLREDEPKSMHEEFSILEEVRQGQLCIRCLRGIERDDMSSMLDGDDDDRSAISSLILTPSGRQSPRDDQVSSKLVKFDNAKEKLLQGIWANKEDGHDNPYRELVQKYEALLEVQLSQVKTMRKNKTITLPGAQTHAGPLSLQDELQVSADYARFGVKDTDDESGHGEEPKDDRQKKTEPASRKKIIQTPDFSEAETSSSGFSDETSNKATQTERERPGSFLCTIADGEDYRFSIYDDVSPMDSRFRNRPEYRELFKEIFTILKKAAENKDEGERLPLLDDTTAGKVPPVTPATDEPPGTFTDDTQSVLSSVMSEQSIPVSDVTVPEARPQEEKEAEKAETTKPPEKPKKKATVEENGRDELTGAPISDKPQEEKEQEKSKEAEKEAEKERVLTPLVRQPLEYIAATRKKSRHRNRKHSQDRQGADSPVFPSPPKITYQKSSNKKRRDYRPIEVSPLVRTADSEWNGTTLQFYNRSINSPTPSASGRTGKIYQGWNAETDSWDIKQSTASQEIHKLRKLELSYAEVLRNADKTKNRRKKHQ, encoded by the exons ACCTACAGCTGGCCGCGGAGCTGGGCAAGACTCTGCTGGAGAGGAACAAGGAGCTGGAGACAGCGCTGCGACAGCACCAAAATGTCATTGAGGATCAGTCACAGGAAATTGAG TACTTAACGAAGCAGACGGTCGCGCTGCGCGAAGTGAACGACTCCCGGCTGAGGATATACGAGCAGCTGGAGGTCAGCATACAGGACCTGGAGCGGGCCAACCACCGCCTGGCCGTCGACCATGCCGCCGACAAGAAACATATTAAAAC ATTATGCAGTACGATCGAAACACTTGAAGCTAAGTGCGAAGATTTCCAGAAAACAGTCGACGACTTAAACGCCCAACTAGAAATCGTAAGGCGAAGAGCCGAAAGGAAACCCGAAAATGAGAAACCGAaagaaaaggaactaaaacCCGCGACCAACGATGAGACCGTAGCTAAAACGAATAGTACCACCCCACAGAAGTCGTCAGCTCCTCTCCCAGAACTAACGAAAGAAGACGAGGATCTACTTAGGTTAAGTGATGAACTTAGAGAGAACAAAGTAGCCTTTGCGCAGGAACAGAGAAGAGTAACGGAACTAGAAGAACAGCTTGCCTCGGTGATACAGGAGAACAACAGATTACAAGAACAGTTGAGGAATTGGCACCTGAGAGAAGATGAGCCCAAATCGATGCACGAGGAATTCTCAATCCTTGAGGAAGTCAG ACAAGGACAACTGTGCATCAGGTGCCTAAGAGGAATAGAGAGGGACGATATGTCGTCTATGCTCGACGGAGACGACGACGACCGAAGTGCAATCAGCTCCCTCATCCTCACACCTTCAGGCCGACAGAGCCCAAGGGACGACCAAGTCAGCAGCAAACTCGTCAAATTCGAC AACGCCAAAGAGAAACTACTTCAAGGCATATGGGCGAACAAGGAGGACGGCCACGACAACCCGTACCGGGAGCTGGTCCAGAAGTACGAGGCCCTGCTGGAGGTGCAGCTGTCCCAGGTGAAGACCATGCGCAAGAACAAGACGATAACACTGCCCGGCGCACAGACACACGCCGGCCCGCTGTCCCTGCAGGACGAGCTCCAGGTCTCCGCCGACTACGCCCGCTTCGGCGTCAAGGACACCGACGATGAGAGCGGCCACGGCGAGGAGCCCAAGGACGACCGGCAGAAGAAGACCGAGCCCGCCTCCAGGAAGAAGATTATCCAGACCCCCGACTTCTCCGAGGCCGAGACATCCAGCTCCGGCTTCTCGGACGAGACCAGCAACAAGGCCACGCAGACCGAGCGCGAGCGGCCCGGCTCCTTCCTCTGCACCATCGCGGACGGCGAGGACTACCGCTTCAGCATCTACGACGACGTCAGCCCGATGGACAGCCGGTTCCGGAATCGGCCCGAGTACCGGGAGCTGTTCAAGGAGATATTCACCATCCTCAAGAAGGCGGCCGAGAACAAGGACGAGGGCGAGCGCCTGCCCCTGCTCGACGACACGACGGCGGGCAAGGTGCCACCCGTCACGCCCGCCACCGACGAGCCCCCCGGCACCTTCACCGACGACACCCAGAGCGTCCTGTCCTCCGTCATGTCTGAGCAGTCGATTCCAGTGTCCGACGTCACCGTTCCGGAGGCTCGCCCGCAGGAGGAGAAGGAGGCCGAGAAGGCCGAAACGACGAAGCCGCCCGAGAAACCGAAGAAGAAGGCGACGGTCGAGGAGAACGGGCGGGACGAGCTAACGGGGGCGCCCATCAGCGATAAACCCCAGGAAGAGAAGGAGCAAGAGAAATCGAAGGAAGCCGAGAAGGAGGCCGAGAAGGAGCGAGTTCTGACGCCGCTGGTGCGTCAGCCCCTCGAGTACATAGCGGCCACTAGAAAGAAGTCCAGACATCGGAACAGGAAGCACAGCCAGGACCGGCAGGGGGCCGACTCGCCCGTGTTCCCGTCGCCACCCAAGATCACGTACCAGAAGTCGTCGAACAAGAAGCGGCGCGACTACCGGCCGATCGAAGTGAGCCCGCTGGTACGGACGGCGGACTCTGAGTGGAACGGCACCACGCTGCAGTTCTACAACCGCAGCATCAACTCACCCACGCCCAGCGCCAGCGGCCGCACCGGCAAGATCTACCAGGGCTGGAACGCCGAGACCGACTCGTGGGACATCAAGCAGAGCACCGCGTCCCAGGAGATCCACAAGCTGAGGAAACTCGAGCTGTCCTACGCCGAGGTACTGCGGAACGCCGACAAGACCAAGAACCGCCGCAAGAAGCACCAGTAA